The Halopseudomonas sabulinigri genome window below encodes:
- a CDS encoding Smr/MutS family protein translates to MSQDNVEPDDENLFRQAIKGVKPLKQQQADTGKPKADRARIAASRARALTGNTSIVIDGLSDQFVIDVAPEEELMWGANGVQASQLRKLKSAQIPFDGSIDLHGMTVERARELLWAFLAEAVKQEIRCVRVTHGKAQRKDGRTPILKSHVNTWLRQHASVLAFTSCIPRHGGTGSVYVLLKRTMLEGRED, encoded by the coding sequence ATGTCTCAGGATAACGTCGAACCCGATGACGAAAACCTGTTCCGGCAGGCCATCAAGGGTGTCAAACCACTCAAGCAACAGCAAGCCGATACCGGTAAGCCCAAGGCCGATCGCGCCCGCATCGCGGCCAGTCGCGCCCGCGCGCTGACCGGTAACACCAGCATCGTGATAGACGGCCTTTCCGACCAGTTTGTGATTGATGTAGCCCCTGAAGAAGAACTCATGTGGGGCGCCAACGGCGTCCAGGCCAGCCAGCTGCGCAAACTCAAAAGCGCGCAAATCCCCTTTGATGGCTCAATCGATCTGCACGGCATGACGGTAGAACGTGCCCGCGAGTTGCTCTGGGCCTTTCTGGCCGAAGCGGTAAAGCAGGAAATTCGCTGCGTGCGCGTCACCCACGGCAAAGCGCAACGCAAGGACGGCCGCACGCCCATCCTGAAAAGCCACGTCAATACCTGGCTGCGACAACACGCCAGCGTACTGGCCTTCACCTCCTGCATCCCGCGCCATGGCGGCACGGGGTCTGTTTATGTGCTGCTCAAGCGGACTATGCTGGAGGGGCGGGAGGACTGA